The Brachionichthys hirsutus isolate HB-005 chromosome 1, CSIRO-AGI_Bhir_v1, whole genome shotgun sequence genome has a window encoding:
- the ube2t gene encoding ubiquitin-conjugating enzyme E2 T: MQRASRLKRELQLLSNEPPPGITCWQTEDLMDDLRAQILGGSETPYEGGVFSLEIKIPERYPFEPPKIRFLTPIYHPNIDNSGRICLDALKLPPKGAWRPSLNILTILTSIQLLMAEPNPDDPLMADISSEFKYNKQLFIEKARKWTQEHAFQKNTGVMAMDMDDKENSLGQKTSSHKREAAGMEERAEKLAKGPCM, translated from the exons ATGCAGAGGGCTTCTCGTTTGAAACGCGAACTTCAGTTGCTGAGCAACGAGCCACCTCCCGGGATAACGTGCTGGCAAACCGAGGACCTGATGGACGACCTCCGAGCGC AGATACTGGGCGGATCAGAGACTCCATATGAAGGGGGGGTCTTCTCTTTAGAGATCAAGATCCCAGAGAG GTACCCATTTGAGCCTCCCAAAATACGATTCCTGACCCCCATCTACCACCCAAACATTGATAATTCAGGGCGCATCTGCCTTGATGCTCTTAAACTCCCACCAAAG GGTGCCTGGAGGCCGTCCTTGAACATCTTAACCATTCTCACATCCATTCAGCTGCTCATGGCTGAACCCAATCCAGACGACCCACTCATGGCGGATATA TCGTCAGAATTCAAATACAACAAACAGCTGTTTATAGAGAAGGCCAGGAAGTGGACACAAGAACACGCCTTTCAAAAGAACACA GGAGTCATGGCTATGGATATGGACGACAAGGAAAACTCTTTGGGTCAGAAAACGTCATCCCACAAAAGAGAGGCCGCCGGTAtggaggagagagcagagaagCTGGCAAAGGGACCTTGCATGTAG
- the mns1 gene encoding meiosis-specific nuclear structural protein 1 encodes MSKQEKNLEEFTKLRINEKFGNMSRNWMHNQQQRLMVQRQKQEQLRQQEAGRVDRERQLQASLRGEEGIERRRHMRQVHEELRDRQAESALLKVEEERIIREKQLEQEERMAKELARINSQRLKEEKMRQYIKENSLELRELESKLKSAYLNKGRAAQIAEQEAMRLQTMREEADFTRKMRNEFEQATIEQRRLEQEQDEEQARHQRALEQQLAERERRRREAYEEFLKEKLMVDEIVRKIYEEDQTERQLKLEEVKATRQHIEEFKRQRDEWRRMEQDKVEAENRRIVEFVSHQERMKETRLAQIREREEAKEHLHQILSEKMEEEKQQRDEMERVREELYLEEQEEACRQREIEEMDKKIRQRLTMQRTCQEQMAFKEMQRWAEKEEEEEAFRKATMAKFAEDDRIEQMNAQKRRMKQLEHKREVEKLTEDRRRQREADMELEAKERATEQEREALKRQIVEEERQRLLKHHATKLLGYLPKGLLREDDFQHFDEDFRKNFKSRHADVLSEDGWEGDD; translated from the exons ATGTCAAAGCAAGAGAAGA ATTTGGAGGAGTTCACCAAGTTGCGAATCAACGAAAAGTTTGGAAACATG AGTCGGAACTGGATGcacaaccagcagcagaggctgaTGGTTCAGCGGCAGAAGCAGGAGCAGCTCCGGCAGCAGGAGGCCGGGCGCGTGGACAGGGAGCGGCAGCTCCAGGCGAGTCTGCGGGGCGAGGAGGGCATcgagaggaggagacacatgcGGCAGGTGCACGAAGAACTCCGAGACAGGCAGGCGGAGAGCGCTCTGCTGAAG gtagaggaggagagaatAATCAGAGAAAAGCAGCTTGAACAGGAGGAGAGAATGGCTAAAGAGCTGGCCCGCATCAACTCCCAGAGACttaaagaagagaaaatgaggCAATATATTAAAGAAAATAG CTTGGAGCTTCGAGAGCTGGAGTCCAAGCTGAAGTCTGCATATCTGAATAAGGGAAGAGCTGCACAGATTGCTGAGCAGGAAGCCATGAGGCTTCAAACAATG CGCGAGGAGGCAGACTTCACTCGCAAGATGAGGAATGAATTCGAGCAAGCAACAATTGAGCAGCGGCGactggagcaggaacaggacgAGGAGCAGGCGCGGCATCAGAGAgcgctggagcagcagctcgcAGAGAGGGAACGCAGGAGACGAGAGGCGTACGAGGAGTTCCTCAAAGAGAAGCTCATGGTCGATGAGATCGTCAGGAAGATTTACGAGGAAGATCAGAC GGAGCGGCAGCTGAAACTAGAGGAAGTCAAAGCCACTCGGCAGCACATCGAAGAATTCAAGAGGCAGCGAGACGAGTGGAGACGCATGGAGCAAGACAAGGTGGAGGCGGAGAACAGACGCATCGTGGAGTTCGTGAGCCATCAGGAGCGCATGAAGGAGACCCGACTGGCTcagatcagagagagagaggaagcaaaGGAGCATCTCCATCAAATA CTGTCggaaaagatggaggaggagaaacagcagcGTGACGAGATGGAGCGAGTCCGTGAAGAACTTTATCtagaagaacaagaagaggcTTGCCGGCAGAGAGAGATT GAAGAGATGGACAAGAAAATCAGACAGAGGCTGACGATGCAGCGGACCTGCCAGGAGCAGATGGCATTCAAAGAGATGCAGAGATGGgcggaaaaggaggaggaggaggaggccttcaGGAAAGCAACGATGGCTAAGTTTGCCGAGGATGATCGGATAGAGCAGATGAACGCCCAGAAACGCCGCATGAAGCAACTTGAGCACAAACGAGAGGTGGAGAAACTGACGGAGGACAGACGGCGGCAGCGTGAGGCCGACATG GAACTGGAGGCTAAAGAAAGAGCGACTgagcaggagagggaggcaCTGAAGAGACAAATAGTGGAAGAAGAGCGGCAGCGACTTCTCAAGCATCATGCAACGAAGCTCCTCGGATACCTCCCCAAG GGCTTGCTGCGTGAGGATGACTTCCAACACTTTGATGAAGACTTCAGGAAAAACTTCAAGTCACGTCATGCAGATGTTCTTTCTGAAGATGGCTGGGAGGGAGATGATTag
- the znf280d gene encoding zinc finger protein 280C, which produces MSELFMECVEEELEPWQKQVPQVNLIDDDDDDDDEPIFVGVLTNNQNNGKNGKPNPPPPQKKCPEKPEKKPPGLQPAITPSPMMLPLGIAGNAVKTAARNLTTVAPQPVMVNSQGFIVASPRLANNNLIASLGSQYPPGTTFTLVQAGQQQLFQRVGPATVLSGAVHRPQVQQISNNIVTLSNVQTPAAYSPLSSQTQVNNSKSQVSPAVYVPVKPANNVRDQVLVKRALPLQQADDAAKKAKLDLAPTKTKVPVENGILKKKCPKCPEEFLSQETLRTHVMRCCASVEGAAPSAQDTRANKRIMLVSEFYYGRFEGDAMKAVLKTNNTFKCQSCLKVLKNNIRFMNHMKHHLELEKQSSESWESHTTCQHCYRQYMTPFQLQCHIESAHSPIESSTNCKICELAFESEQVLLEHMKDNHKPGEMPYVCQVCSFRSSFFSDVETHFRSVHENTKDLLCPFCLKVLKSGHIYMQHYMKHQKKGIHRCGKCRLNFLTCKEKLDHKTNAHRTFSKPKALEGLPPGTKVTIRASLTGKIPSAPISPDQSGIVVSPWLNQQTKHPDNMSKYKSNASGARKANAAQNKKHNLALRNLSVDGRCYICIECNSRVDHFFSHFPLVLSCGACRYRTSCKVSIGNHMIRFHSTRANIRFQKMDHRKNQSTLKLTLVCLNCDLLVDASGGDLMTKHLSDRPNHVCKVIQEKADMKDIHRGYPMGPTANIPNLLKLPTAQRHKEMDSTVAESEASQSSTLAVNESASERMLPTAEREKMSAGSCVSSSSEGQLMQPQPSALSPPCASDGLSDVGAESVGASKSLDLTEQLPVPEPAPEAEMRKQQSK; this is translated from the exons ATGTCGGAACTTTTTATGGAGTGCgttgaggaggagctggagccgTGGCAGAAACAAGTTCCCCAAGTTAACTTGAtagacgacgacgatgatgatgatgacgagccCATCTTCGTTGGAGTGCTCA CTAATAACCAAAATAATGGTAAAAATGGGAAGCCTAACCCACCCCCTCCTCAGAAGAAGTGCCCCGAGAAACCAGAAAAAAAGCCCCCGGGTCTTCAGCCGGCCATTACCCCCTCACCAATGATGCTGCCTTTGGGCATTGCTGGAAATGCAGTGAAAACGGCAGCGCGCAATCTGACAACGGTTGCCCCGCAGCCGGTCATGGTAAACAGCCAG GGCTTTATTGTCGCCTCGCCCCGATTAGCAAACAACAACCTTATTGCTTCTCTTGGGTCGCAGTACCCCCCCGGGACTACATTCACTCTTGTACAAG CaggtcagcagcagcttttCCAGCGTGTCGGTCCGGCCACGGTTTTATCTGGAGCCGTCCACCGGCCTCAGGTCCAACAGATCAGCAACAACATCGTGACGCTGTCCAACGTCCAGACCCCTGCTGCGTATTCACCATTGTCGAGCCAGACGCAAGTCAACAACTCCAAATCTCAAGTCTCTCCGGCTGTTTATGTGCCGGTTAAACCCGCAAACAATGTCAGag ATCAAGTCTTAGTCAAGCGAGCATTGCCACTCCAGCAAGCGGACGATGCAGCGAAAAAAGCCAAGCTTGATTTAG CGCCGACTAAAACAAAAGTCCCGGTGGAAAATGGAATCCTCAAGAAAAAGTGCCCAAAGTGCCCCGAAGAATTCCTTTCACAGGAGACCCTGAGAACTCACGTGATG agGTGCTGTGCAAGCGTGGAAGGCGCGGCGCCTTCGGCCCAGGACACAAGGGCGAACAAGCGCATCATGCTGGTCTCAGAATTTTACTACGGTCGGTTTGAGGGAGACGCAATGAAGGCGGTTCTGAAGACCAACAATACTTTCAAGTGCCAGAGCTGTTTAAAGGTCCTGAAGAACAACATCAG GTTCATGAACCACATGAAGCACCACCTGGAGTTGGAGAAGCAGAGCAGTGAGAGCTGGGAAAGCCACACGACATGCCAGCATTGCTACCGTCAGTACATGACGCCGTTCCAGCTTCAGTGCCACATCGAGAGCGCCCACAGCCCCATCGAATCCTCGA cTAATTGTAAGATATGTGAGCTTGCATTTGAGTCGGAGCAAGTTCTGCTGGAGCACATGAAGGACAACCACAAGCCTGGGGAGATGCCATATGTCTGCCAG GTCTGCAGTTTCAGGTCGTCCTTCTTCTCAGATGTGGAGACGCATTTCCGAAGTGTCCATGAAAATACGAAAGACCTGCTCTGTCCCTTCTGTCTCAAAGTTCTTAAAAGCGGTCACATCTACATGCAGCACTACATGAAGCATCAG AAAAAGGGGATCCATCGCTGTGGAAAATGTAGACTGAACTTCCTCACCTGCAAGGAGAAATTGGACCACAAGACTAACGCCCATAGGACGTTCAGCAAGCCTAAAGCTTTGGAGGGCCTTCCCCCAGGAACAAAG GTGACCATTCGAGCCTCCCTCACAGGAAAGATTCCCTCAGCGCCGATCTCCCCTGATCAATCTGGAATTGTCGTCAGTCCATGGTTGAATCAGCAAACGAAACATCCAGACAACATGTCCAAGTACAAATCGAATGCCTCTGGAGCCAGGAAAGCCAACGCGGCGCAGAACAAGAAGCATAATCTGGCTCTCAGGAATCTCAG CGTCGATGGAAGATGCTACATTTGCATCGAGTGCAACTCGAGAGTCGACCACTTCTTTTCTCATTTCCCGTTGGTTTTGAGTTGTGGTGCATGCAGGTATCGGACAAGTTGCAAAGTCTCTATTGGGAATCATATGATAAG atttcatagtaccagagCCAATATCAGATTTCAGAAAATGGATCACAGGAAAAATCAATCTACATTAAA ATTAACCCTAGTGTGTCTCAACTGCGACCTCCTGGTGGATGCGTCGGGTGGAGACTTGATGACCAAGCATTTAAGTGATAGGCCGAATCACGTATGCAAAGTCATTCAGGAGAAAG CAGATATGAAAGACATACATCGAGG gtATCCCATGGGGCCAACAGCAAATATCCCAAACCTTTTGAAGTTGCCAACCGCTCAAAGACACAAGGAAATGGACTCCACTGTAGCTGAAAGTGAAGCATCTCAAAGTAGTACGCTCGCTGTCAACGAGTCGGCATCGGAGCGGATGCTACCAACGGCCGAACGGGAAAAGATGTCCGCGGGAAGTTGTGTTTCCAGTTCGTCTGAAGGACAGTTAATGCAGCCGCAGCCGTCGGCTTTGTCGCCTCCCTGTGCATCAGACGGGCTTTCAGATGTTGGTGCTGAATCGGTTGGTGCTTCAAAGAGCCTTGATCTCACAGAGCAGCTCCCTGTCCCCGAGCCGGCCCCTGAGGCTGAGATGAGGAAACAGCAGTCTAAATAA